One Scyliorhinus canicula chromosome 14, sScyCan1.1, whole genome shotgun sequence genomic region harbors:
- the LOC119977790 gene encoding elastin-like, protein MGVPEAAVTVGMGVPEAAVTVGMGVPEAAVTVGMGVPEAAVTVGMGVPEAAVTVGMGVPEAAVTVGMGVPEAAVTVGMGVPEAAVMVGMGVPEAAVTVGMGVSEAAVTVGMGVSEAAVTVGMGVSEAAVTVGMGVPEAAVTVGMGVPEAAVTAAVTVGMGVPEAAVTVGMGVPEAAVTVGMGEPEAAVTVGMGEPEAAVTVGMGVPEAAVTVGMGVPEAAVTVGMGVPEAAVMVGMGVPEAAVTVGMGVPEAAVTVGMGVPEAAVTAAVTVGMSVPEAAVMVGMGVPEAAVTVGMGVPEAAVTVGMGVPEAAVTVGMGVPEAAVTVGMGVPEAAVTVGMGVPEAAVMVGMGVPEAAVTVGMGVPEAAVTVGMGVPEAAVTVGMGVPEAAVTVGMGVPEAAVMVGMGVPEAAVTVGMGVPEAAVTVGMGVPEAAVTVGMGVPEAAVTVGMGVPEAAVMVGMGVPEAAVTVGMGVPEAAVTAAVTVRMGVPEAAVTVGMGVPEAAVTVGMGVPEAAVTVGMGVPEAAVTVGMGVPEAAVTVGMGVPEAAVTVGVGLPEAAVTGIGIKQETATN, encoded by the exons atgggtgtaccCGAGgcggctgtgacggtgggtatgggtgtaccCGAGgcggctgtgacggtgggtatgggtgtgcctGAGGCTGCTGTaacagtgggtatgggtgtgcccgAGGCTGCTGTaacagtgggtatgggtgtaccCGAGGCTGCTgtaacggtgggtatgggtgtaccCGAGGCTGCTgtaacggtgggtatgggtgtaccCGAGgctgctgtgacggtgggtatgggtgtaccCGAGgctgctgtgatggtgggtatgggtgtaccCGAGgctgctgtgacggtgggtatgggtgtatcCGAGgctgctgtgacggtgggtatgggtgtatcCGAGgctgctgtgacggtgggtatgggtgtatcCGAGGCTGCTGTaacagtgggtatgggtgtgcccgAGGCTGCTgtaacggtgggtatgggtgtaccCGAGGCTGCTgtaacg GCTGCTgtaacggtgggtatgggtgtaccCGAGGCTGCTGTaacagtgggtatgggtgtaccCGAGGCTGCTGTAACAGTGGGTATGGGTGAGCCCGAGgctgctgtgacggtgggtatgggtgagccCGAGgctgctgtgacggtgggtatgggtgtaccCGAGGCTGCTgtaacggtgggtatgggtgtaccCGAGgctgctgtgacggtgggtatgggtgtaccCGAGgctgctgtgatggtgggtatgggtgtaccCGAGgctgctgtgacggtgggtatgggtgtaccCGAGGCTGCTgtaacggtgggtatgggtgtaccCGAGgctgctgtgacg gcggctgtgacggtgggtatgagTGTACCCGAGGCTGCTgtaatggtgggtatgggtgtaccCGAGgctgctgtgacggtgggtatgggtgtaccCGAGgctgctgtgacggtgggtatgggtgtaccCGAGGCTGCTGTaacagtgggtatgggtgtaccCGAGGCTGCTgtaacggtgggtatgggtgtaccCGAGgctgctgtgacggtgggtatgggtgtaccCGAAGCTGCTgtaatggtgggtatgggtgtaccCGAGgctgctgtgacggtgggtatgggtgtaccCGAGGCTGCTgtaacggtgggtatgggtgtgcctGAGgctgctgtgacggtgggtatgggtgtgcccgAGGCTGCTgtaacggtgggtatgggtgtgcccgAGGCTGCTgtaatggtgggtatgggtgtgcccgAGGCTGCTgtaacggtgggtatgggtgtgcccgAGGCTGCTgtaacggtgggtatgggtgtgcccgAGGCTGCTgtaacggtgggtatgggtgtaccTGAGGCTGCTgtaacggtgggtatgggtgtaccTGAGGCTGCTgtaatggtgggtatgggtgtgcccgAGGCTGCTgtaacggtgggtatgggtgtgcccgAGGCTGCTgtaacg GCTGCTGTGACGGTGCGTATGGGTGTACCCGAGGCTGCTGTaacagtgggtatgggtgtaccCGAGgctgctgtgacggtgggtatgggtgtaccCGAGGCTGCTgtaacggtgggtatgggtgtaccCGAGGCTGCTgtaacggtgggtatgggtgtgcccgAGGCTGCTgtaacggtgggtatgggtgtaccCGAGGCTGCTGTAACGGTGGGTGTGGGTTTGCCCGAGGCTGCTGTAACG ggtaTTGGGATCAAGCAGGAAACTGCAACTAATTAG